The nucleotide sequence AAAAACTCCTGTGTAATTGCAATAAGAATCTTATAAAATTAGTGTAGATTAGTGGCAAAAATGATGGGAGGTGAGACCCATGCTTATTAAAAACAAATCTGATCCAATTATTCATATTAGGAGTGTGCTGGAAAGAAGGGACCTATCAAAGGCAGATAAGATTATTCTTATTACTATCTTAATAGAACCGTATATTCAATTAGAGTTTTCTCCAACTGAATATTCTAAATTTATTGGGATTTCTAAAAGTGGTATAAATGGTTCATTCTATAAACTGAATAATTTAAAGATCTTAAAAAGACGTAAAAAAGGTGAAAATCATGGGAATAGGTATAGATATATATTAGATTGTGATTGTATTTAGAATGTTGTAATTTCATCCCTTTTTTAGGCTTAAATAAGTCCAGTGAGAGGACCTTTAGTCCAATCATTGGACTTTTAGTCTATTCACTGGTCTAAGGTATTTATTGCCTCTCAATCCCAATGGTACCAACGGATATAGGAGGTCGCAGTTTTCCTTTTAAGCAAACCGCCTATATAATCACAAGGGGAGGTTTTTAGGAGGCCTTAGGAGGGAAATAAGAGGGTATTTTTGAAACGAAGATAGAAATTTTTTTAACCTTGGACAAGGAGATAACCGGAGAAAAAAATAGAAATTCTCAGAGAAATCTCTGTGTACCTTTGCGACCTCTGAGCCTCTGTGTTGATAGGTTCTAAAAATCTGAAAAATCTACAGGAATATTGAGATTGTAATTTCAAACAATCTCTAATATCTGACTAAGTTCAACTACAGAGTTATATTCATAACTCTAAGTTTCAGTTATGCGACAAAAACAAAAACTTCTGTGGTCTAACAGTAGGATATTTTAGATTAGTGATACATTTAATTTTTTTCTTTAATTATGAAAAAAATTAATACTCGTATACCTTGGTGGCAAAAAGAAAGGTTTTAAACCAGTGAGAATTCTAGCTATTATAAGACATAATTCGTGTACCTATGAAATATAAAATAAAAAACTTGGACACGGAGTTACACAGAGGGGAAAGACGAAGCAATAACCTCTGTCATGGTTTAGTCAGATTAAAGTCAGGCTCAAGAAGAAAAAATTTAATTTATGTAAATTAGTGACAAAGAAAGTTCCAAAGTTTCCGCCTTTGATACGGGTTCATTTGCTTTTTTTCTGAAAAAGAAACGAACCAAAGAAAAGCAGACTTTTTCTAAATGATGTTATAGAGTGAGACCGTGGATCCCTGTTTCTTATCGGGATGCCTGACGGGCATAGTGGGTACGACGAAACTCGCAAAAGATATACTGTGAAGTAGAATAACATCCAGAAAAAGAATTAAAAGAAAAAAGTCAGAACCTAGTCTGCGTCAAAGATTCTTATACTTTCTCGTTAGGTTTTCCCTAAATGGGAAAACTGTAGCAAGAACATCTAGTTCTAACCAAAGAAGAGAAAAAACTTCTATGTTGTAGCAGGAAAGTATTATACACTTAATTTTGTTCCTTTAAGTATGAACAAAATTAATAATCGTATATCATTCGTGTAATTCGTGACAAAAACAAGGTTTTAAACCAGTGAGAATTCTAGCTATTATCAGATTTAATCCGCGTACCTATGAATTTAAAGATTCTTTCAATAGATTTTAAATTCTTTTCCTTGTAAAATACTCTTTTTAAACTCCTCATTGGTTACTCTTTCAAAATGAACTAAATCTACAAAATATATTATTCTGCTTTCCTCTATATCCCATCTTATTAAATTTATTTCTGTACTGGTAAAATCACCAAAGATAGCAATATCTATATCGGAAGTTTTTTTATATTTACTGCTTCCTCTTGAACCAAAAATAATTGCTTTTTCTACTCCGTGAAGAATCAAAATAGCTCTTAATTCTTCTTCAGATCTTCTTTCTAATCCAAACATTATTCTACCTCTTTATCTTTGACATTTAAATAAAAATCTTCTAATTCTTTGTAATAAAAGTTAATAATTTTTCCATAGATCTCGTCTGATGTTGACTGGGAGTAAGTATGGGTAGTGAGGTTTCGATCCTCTATCATATCTATCCATAATTTGGCATCTTGTATTATTTCATTATTAAATCCTGTTCGGATAGTACTCCTAGGAGCTTTGGCTTCTGTAAGACCTTCTGAATTAAGGAAATATTTCATTACTTTCCAAGATAATTCCAGTGTAAATTCAAACCTTTGTATAACACCATCTTTTATGGTAGATGAGTCTATAACTTTACTTTCTTCTATAGCTTCTTTTAGACGTTCCAATGCATTTTTATAGTCAGATATTCTTTCATCCCATCTTTTAGCCATGATTATTTCTCCTTTTTATTTCTGTATTTATTATTATAATTATATCATAAAAATTAAGGGATTTTATGGAGAAATATATTTAATATTTTTAAGTATACAAAATTAATATTCATATAAGTTATGAAAAAATACTAGCTATTCTAAATTTGTTTTTTAGTGTATCTCGATAGAGATTCGTGTTCAAAGAGTAAAACAATATAGAACGCGGATGTATAAAATATACATACACGGATTAAAAGCTATGAAGAAGCAGGATTTTATTTGATTTTTGGTTAAAAACCAAAGAAAATAATTATCTGTGAAGATTAGAGGGTTTTCTGTGTTCACAATATTCTTAGTTTGTGGAATAAACTTTAGAGATATTGGTGATGCCCATTTCGGGTAGTATCGAAGATACCTGTGTGCTATGGATTAAAGCCAGAATCTAGTCAGTTCTGAGTCAGGCTCAAAAAAAAGAGGTTTTCTTCGTGAGCTTCGTGTAAGGAATTTGGTTTTAAAATTAGTGTAATTCGTGACAAAAACAAGGTTTTAAACCAGTGAAAATTATAGCTGTTATCAGACCTGATCCGTGTACCTATGAACTATATTTTTATAGAGGTATTCACCTCTTTTTTTTATGGTATAATAAAAAGTAGAATATACCCGTAAAAGGCATCACCAAAGTAGCTATTAGTTTATTATATAAACATAGGATATTGCGAGGAGGCAAATTATGTATGGATTAACAGAAAAAGAATTTTATAAATTAATAGAAGTATTAAAAAACTACTCCAAAGAAATAAAATGGGTTAAAATTTTTGGTTCTAGAGCTAGAGGTGATTATAAAAAAACCTCAGATATAGATTTAGTTATTCAATTTAGAGAGGATAAATTATTAGATTTAAAAGATGAACTTTATAAAACGTCTTTACCTTATACAATTGATATAATCGATTATAAAAAAAATACCAATGAAAATTTAAAAAAATTTATAGATGAAGAAGGGTGTATAATATTTCTTACAGATGAAAGGGGAAAAGTAACTATGAATGAAAATAAATTAAAACTAAAATTGGAAGATTTGAGAAAAGCTTTATGTAGGTTAGAAGATTCTTTAAAAAAAGATCCCCATGAGGATGATTTATATTTAGATGGGATTATTCAAAGATTTGAATTTGTCTTTGAACTTAGTTGGAAACTTATGAAAGGTTATCTAGAATATGATGGAATAGAAGTTAATAGCCCTAGAGGAGCTTTTAGAGAAGCTTTTAAAGTTGAATTAATAGAAAATGGCACTGCATGGATTAAGATGATGGAAAATAGAAATAGAACTTCTCATACTTATAATCAAGATACAGCTTGGGAAATTTATGATAAAGTAAAAAAAGAATATATAGTTTTATTTCAGGAATTTTTTAAAACGATAGATGAGAAAATTAAATCCGATTATGAATTATAAAAAAAATAGATAATTATGAGGTGTAAAGATGAAGGAGAATAGTCAATTTATATCTAAAGAGAAAGTTCAAGACTATATAAAAAAAATTATGAAATATTTTTCTGATAAAGAAAAAAATATAGATGGGGTATATATATTTGGATCTATCTCAAGAGGTGAAATGAGGGAAGAGAGTGATATAGACATAGCTGTTATAGGAAATTTTAATTTTTATGACAGATTGGATTTTATTTGTGATTTAGAAAAAAAATTAGGAAAGAAGATAGATCTTATAGATTTTAATGGGTCTAATTTAAACTTTCAGGCAGAAATAATAACAAATGGAGAGCTGATCTATTGTTTGGACAGAGAAAAAAATGATCTGTTGGAATATAAAATCTTGGCTAAATATTTAGTTTTTGAAGAGGATAGAAAAATAGTTTTAGATGAAATCTATAAGAGAGGAAGTGTATTCAATGAAAAGAGTGGTACTGAGTAAAGTAGAGAGTATTGAAAGATGTATTAAAAGAATAGACGAGATATACGGTGGCGATATAAAAAGGTTAAATGATTATTTATATCAGGATGCTATTGTTTTAAATATTCAAAGAGCCTGTCAACAGTCTATAGATTTATCTATGTATCTATGTTCAAAATTAGCTTTTGGAATACCAAAATCCAGTAGAGATTCATTTGTATTATTAAAAGAGAATGGGATTATTACAGAAAAAACATCTAATCTTATGGAAAAAATGGTTGGATTTAGAAATATAGTTATACATGAATATCAATCTGTAGAATTAGATGTGATAAAATTTATTGTAGAAAAGGGAATCGGAGATTTTTCGAGTTATACGAAAGAAGTTTTATCATATATGAAGAAGGTAGAGGAATAGGTTCTAAGGATTCCATCCTTAACTGGGTTCATTTCTCAGCTTGATCTGAGAAACAGAACCAAAGAGGATCAAGAAGATTTATAAATGTCTTAATGAGTAATACACAATCGTCATTGTAGGAACAGTGGGATGAAGCTTAACGACTATAAACTTCGATTAAAACTAAAAAGAACAGATTTTCTTAGTGAACTCTCTGGTTTTTTCTTTGTGAGCTTCGTGTAAAGGTTTTGGTTTTAAAAATTAAAAAGAAAAAAGCTCTCAAATTTTGAGAGCTTTTTTTGTAAAAATTTATTTCTGATAGCTGTACGGTGTGAAAGGTGGTGTAACCTGATTTGTAGAAGTAGTTGAAATAGTAGACATACCTACTGCCATGTTACCTCCTGAACTGTCTCCTCCCATACCTGGACCAGCATCACCGCTGCCGCCAGCATCTACTTCCATTCCAAAAGCAGCCATAAAGGAATCTGCAAGATTACTTTGAGGAGCAGGGGCAGCAGTAGCTGTAACATCTCCTTGTTGTGCCTGTGCATTATTATCATTACTATTTTCCTCAGCATTTGCCCCTATACTCATCAGAGCAGTGAGGGCAAATATTAAAAATATTTTTTTCATATAAATTACCTCCATTGTAAAAAATTAGAATGCGAAACCTACCGATAATGTACCTAAAAATTTAACTTCATCTACAGCTTTATCTTCTTTGAAAAGGTCCTGTGCAGCCAACCCGATAGAAACAGGATAATTTGGCATAGGAACTATACTGGTACCAAAGGTAGTAATACCAGAGGTATAATCTAAGACTAAACTCATTTGAGGGTGGACATATACTGCCCCGGAAATAAATTCTCCCCATTTATTCTTTCTTTCGTTTCTAGTAGTCTCAATATCATCCTTGCTGATATCAGCATAACTGTTACTTCCTACCCCTGCAGTTATGATAACTGGTGCAACATCATTTGGTAAAAGTTTAGTTATAGCAGCATAATAACTAGGATCCAATTTGTCATCGTTGGTATCGTGCCATAGATCAACATTGGAAACCCCTATAGCAGCTCCAAAACCATAAGCGGTAAATGTCTTACCTAAACTAAGGTTGGCAGAACCTCTATTAAAAGCTCCTCCATCTCTGGTATCGATACTACCTACAGAAAGAGATGCTGCTCCTCCTACAGATTTAATCGGATCTCCAAAACCTCCCCCAAGGGCCAACGCACCATCGGTGTCATCACTGTAAGAAGTTCCGGCAAGTCCCATAAATGCTGTCCCGAATCCAGGAACTAACCCTGATGGAGCTCCAAAAGAGAAACCAGGTGCGGTACTAAGACCACTAAAATCATCTACGAGATAAAATAACTTGTCAGATGTTTTTTCTTTTGAAATCTCTTTTAACTCTGAAAGTGCACTAGATGAGGCAGCGATATTGGCTGCGTTTTCAGCCATTGCAATACTGCTTATTAAAAGCCCTCCTAAAATAACGGTTTTTTTCAAATTCATAATTTTCCTCCCTTTATATAGTAAATTTTATTGAATGTATTTATTTGTGATAACTGATTATTAATTTAATGTCACCTTTATTTTCTTCTAATATTTTAATTTTGAGATGTTTTTTTATAAAAAATGAACTTGACCCATGAATATGCTCTCTATAAAAAACTCTTTTTTCTCCAACGACTCCCATTTCCCTAGTATCTATAGAGGAAAAAGTCCAGCTGGAAACGATATATGGTTTTAATTTTAGTTTAAACAGATCTCCATCTATAATTTCATATATTGGTATTTTATTTGAGGGAAGGATATTTACCAACTGATTAGAATTGGAATAACTTTCATCTATATACCATATTAAAAGCCCTTTTCTATAGGGGATATTTAATTTAGTTCGAAGAAGTCCCTCGTCTATACGTTTGTCTATAGGATTTCTATACTCAATTAAGATATATTTTTTTAATAGGTCATCACCAAAGCTGTGAATAAAACCATTATGAGTAATTTTTTTTTTTGTAGTTTTTAGGTCAAAATTTTTAATGGTATCGGACATGACTGTTAAATTTGAAATATAGGCTCCTTTTGGTCCCTCTTTCTTATACGGAACCAGGCTTACCATAATTTCTACAAATTTTCCGTTAAATGAATTTAAATCAAACTCCAAGGAAATCCATGTCCCTCTTTTATTATTTTTTCTGATTTTATTTTTTAACAAGAGCCAGTGTTCTTCTCCACTTCGGCGGATATAAACTTTTTCTATCTCTTTTTCCGGTTTAGAATTAAACCAAGCATCAAACTTTAAGACATTATTTGCATCCTTAGGAAGGAAAACAGGGAATGTAATATTGCTGTCTGGGTTAAGGTAATTATCGGTATAGTAGAGATTTCTACCCTCTACAGGAACATCTATTCTTTTTCCTGGAAGATCTATTTTTATGAGGTTATTAGATTTTTTATGGTTGATATTATGAAGTTTAATATATTTATCTTCTTTTATTATTTCATTGAGATTATAATTTAGAATCTCAGCCCAAAAAGCAGGGATATTTGTGTCATTATTTTTTGTTTGCAGGTTATACCTATGATAACCACCAAAAGAATTTAATTTACTTCCAAGAATTTTACCACAGTAGAGTTCACTCATTATAGACCAATAACCTATAGTTGACTCACCTTTGTATAGATCAGACAAATTTAAAAAATGACCTATCTCATGGATATAAAGGTCCAGTGGGATATCTTGTGGGATAAAAACGTATTTATCTATTTTCCAAAGGTTATTATTGTGGTCTTTAAAATAATAAAATTTACTGGATGATATATTCTGTATTCTATTAAAATGGGGCCAAATTGCCCGACTTCCAAGGGAGTTTGGAAGGTGTTCACCCTTTCCTGCATAGAGGAGAATAAGACCATCGATCACACCATCTTTATCTCTATCATACTGGGAAAAATCTACTTTTTTAGCAACTAACTTATTAACAGCTAGTCGGACTAGGTGGGCAGCTCTTATACGGTCACCCTCTTCACTGATATTCTTGCCGTAAAACTCAATAGGTTTAGGAGCTGTGAACCATCCATAGATATCATCTTTACTACCTTCTAGGTTATAGGTTCCACCAGATTCCAGATCAAAGTATTTTTTGGCAGAAATAAATTCCTTGTTATTGTAAGACAAATAACTTTCAGGCTCAAAAAACATATTTGCATATAGCTCAGGAGTAAATTCCTCTCCTTTACGTTTATTCACCAGCTCTTTTTCTATTTTATGAAGATCGGTATATCGATAATCGGGAAAATCTATTAAAACTGTAAGAGGTTTAAAAGTTTCGCCAAATAAAAATATACAGCTGATGAAAAATAAAACTATGACTTTCATAAAACCTCCTTAAAAATTTAAGTTTTAATTAAAATTTAAGTTATGCTGATTATACTACTTTTCTACAGCTTTTCCAAATAAAAATAGACAATAAATAAAGATAAAAATTATGATTCGAACAAATTTTATTAGAAAAATTAATTGTTTTTTAATTAAAGTTCGAGATATATCATTTATACTACTTTTTTCTAATTTCCCTTTAAAAATAAAAAAGAAAAAACTTGGACACGGAGATACACAGAGGGGAAAGAGAGTTACGCGAAGAAAAAATAAAAAAATAGAACGCGAATGTATAAAATATACATACACGGAAGGAGCTATAATTAAGAACAGGATTTAAATTTTAAGGTTAAAACTAAGAAAATAGAAAAACATTGGACACGAAGAAAAAAGATATCAACACAGAGTGAAAAGAGTACACGAAGGATCGCAGAGAAAAAATGATTTCTTAGTGAGCTCTCTGGCTTACCCTTTGTGAGCTTCGTGTAAGGGTTTTGGTTTTAATATTCGTCTATAATTCGTGACAAAAAAAGTTCTAAGGGTGTCACCCTTAACTGAGTTCATTTACTTTTTATCTGAAAAAGAAATGAACCAAAGAAAAGCAGAAATTTTGAAAATGGCTTTACAGTAGGGATAAGATAGCTACGAGCTTTTGGGCTACAGTCCTCGTTTCACTGCGGAACTTAATTTGTATATCGCTCTCAGTAAAATAATTGTTGTAAAGTAATATCGCCTTCAAAATTAAAGGTAAGGTCTAGACAACTATAAATTTCATTTTCTAAACCAAGAAAAAAGATTAATCTGTGGAAATTAAAGATTTTCAGTGTATATCGAAGAGATTCGCGTTCTATGAATTACCTTTATGAGAAAATTAGTGTAGATTGGTGGCAAAAAAAGTTTATGTGGTCTCTGGCAAAGTGATAAAAAATGTTTTTTAAATACTCTTTTACAAAACAGATAAAATGAGCTATAATACAAGGAAAGAAAAGGTTTTTTAGGAGGGCGAAAATGGCTACATTTTTAACGGTAATTTTATTTATACTTGCTATCTCTTTAATTGTTTTAGTAATTATTCAACCTGACAGAAGTAAGGGTATGAGTGGTGGAATAGGAACAGGTGCTACCAATAGTATTTTTGGTGTACACGATGATGGTGGACCCCTAGCTAAAGCTACTGAATTTGTAGCGGCTGGATTTTTAATAGTAGCATTATTACTATATCTAGTAAGTTAAAGATAGGAGGCTGATCTGTAAAGGATTAGCCTCTTTAATTGTGTATAGGATTATAAATTTAATAATATAGAAATTGAATAATTTAAAGCTGTAATTATTCGTGGTTAAATGCAATAAGAGATTGCTTTAATATTGTACAGATAATGAAATTTGTGATATAATGGAGATCGAAATGAATACACTTTTTCAAAAAAATTATGATGGGATTAGACCCCTGGCGTACTCTATGCGTCCTGAAACTTTAGATGAGTATATAGGGCAGGAAAAAATCATAGGCAGAGACAGTGTTTTAAGAAAATTAATAGAAAAAGGAAAGATGATCAACTCTATATTTTTCGGTCCACCTGGGACAGGAAAAACCTCTTTAGGTGTGTTGATCTCAAATGAACTTGACTATAGTTTTGAAAAACTGAACGCGACCACTGCTAACTTAAATGATTTCAGACAGGTCATAGACAGGGCCAATAGAAG is from Psychrilyobacter atlanticus DSM 19335 and encodes:
- a CDS encoding nucleotidyltransferase family protein encodes the protein MFGLERRSEEELRAILILHGVEKAIIFGSRGSSKYKKTSDIDIAIFGDFTSTEINLIRWDIEESRIIYFVDLVHFERVTNEEFKKSILQGKEFKIY
- a CDS encoding nucleotidyltransferase substrate binding protein, giving the protein MAKRWDERISDYKNALERLKEAIEESKVIDSSTIKDGVIQRFEFTLELSWKVMKYFLNSEGLTEAKAPRSTIRTGFNNEIIQDAKLWIDMIEDRNLTTHTYSQSTSDEIYGKIINFYYKELEDFYLNVKDKEVE
- a CDS encoding HI0074 family nucleotidyltransferase substrate-binding subunit, giving the protein MYGLTEKEFYKLIEVLKNYSKEIKWVKIFGSRARGDYKKTSDIDLVIQFREDKLLDLKDELYKTSLPYTIDIIDYKKNTNENLKKFIDEEGCIIFLTDERGKVTMNENKLKLKLEDLRKALCRLEDSLKKDPHEDDLYLDGIIQRFEFVFELSWKLMKGYLEYDGIEVNSPRGAFREAFKVELIENGTAWIKMMENRNRTSHTYNQDTAWEIYDKVKKEYIVLFQEFFKTIDEKIKSDYEL
- the mntA gene encoding type VII toxin-antitoxin system MntA family adenylyltransferase antitoxin gives rise to the protein MKENSQFISKEKVQDYIKKIMKYFSDKEKNIDGVYIFGSISRGEMREESDIDIAVIGNFNFYDRLDFICDLEKKLGKKIDLIDFNGSNLNFQAEIITNGELIYCLDREKNDLLEYKILAKYLVFEEDRKIVLDEIYKRGSVFNEKSGTE
- the hepT gene encoding type VII toxin-antitoxin system HepT family RNase toxin, with the translated sequence MKRVVLSKVESIERCIKRIDEIYGGDIKRLNDYLYQDAIVLNIQRACQQSIDLSMYLCSKLAFGIPKSSRDSFVLLKENGIITEKTSNLMEKMVGFRNIVIHEYQSVELDVIKFIVEKGIGDFSSYTKEVLSYMKKVEE
- a CDS encoding immune inhibitor A domain-containing protein, encoding MKVIVLFFISCIFLFGETFKPLTVLIDFPDYRYTDLHKIEKELVNKRKGEEFTPELYANMFFEPESYLSYNNKEFISAKKYFDLESGGTYNLEGSKDDIYGWFTAPKPIEFYGKNISEEGDRIRAAHLVRLAVNKLVAKKVDFSQYDRDKDGVIDGLILLYAGKGEHLPNSLGSRAIWPHFNRIQNISSSKFYYFKDHNNNLWKIDKYVFIPQDIPLDLYIHEIGHFLNLSDLYKGESTIGYWSIMSELYCGKILGSKLNSFGGYHRYNLQTKNNDTNIPAFWAEILNYNLNEIIKEDKYIKLHNINHKKSNNLIKIDLPGKRIDVPVEGRNLYYTDNYLNPDSNITFPVFLPKDANNVLKFDAWFNSKPEKEIEKVYIRRSGEEHWLLLKNKIRKNNKRGTWISLEFDLNSFNGKFVEIMVSLVPYKKEGPKGAYISNLTVMSDTIKNFDLKTTKKKITHNGFIHSFGDDLLKKYILIEYRNPIDKRIDEGLLRTKLNIPYRKGLLIWYIDESYSNSNQLVNILPSNKIPIYEIIDGDLFKLKLKPYIVSSWTFSSIDTREMGVVGEKRVFYREHIHGSSSFFIKKHLKIKILEENKGDIKLIISYHK
- the secG gene encoding preprotein translocase subunit SecG; the protein is MATFLTVILFILAISLIVLVIIQPDRSKGMSGGIGTGATNSIFGVHDDGGPLAKATEFVAAGFLIVALLLYLVS